A window of Leptospira hartskeerlii contains these coding sequences:
- a CDS encoding chemotaxis protein CheW: MSTFEDNQYLTFKIGEETFGIGLLNVKEILEYTHVTTVPMMPSFIPGVINLRGNVVPVLDVCDKFFRKKHSPDKRTCIVIVEVPESVNGAGMDIGLIVESVYEVLSIPSTEIEPPPTFGSRIRVDFLAGMARQASGFILLLNLLRLLTVEELTALEETKEEAANAV; the protein is encoded by the coding sequence GTGAGCACTTTCGAAGATAATCAGTATTTGACCTTTAAGATCGGAGAGGAAACTTTCGGAATAGGACTTTTGAACGTAAAAGAGATCCTAGAATACACTCACGTAACTACGGTTCCGATGATGCCTTCTTTTATTCCGGGGGTAATCAATCTAAGAGGAAATGTAGTCCCTGTTCTGGACGTATGCGATAAGTTTTTCAGAAAGAAACATTCTCCAGACAAACGAACTTGCATTGTGATAGTGGAGGTTCCTGAATCAGTTAACGGTGCCGGAATGGATATAGGTCTGATCGTAGAATCCGTATATGAAGTATTGAGTATACCTTCTACTGAAATAGAACCTCCTCCTACATTCGGATCTAGGATACGTGTGGACTTTTTAGCAGGTATGGCAAGGCAGGCAAGCGGATTTATTCTTTTACTCAACCTTCTCCGCTTATTAACGGTAGAAGAATTGACTGCTTTGGAGGAAACAAAAGAGGAAGCGGCTAACGCAGTTTAG
- a CDS encoding chemotaxis protein CheD — translation MEPEIVKDIFLQPGGFYWGENDTRIRTLLGSCVALCFWHPYSKVGGMAHIMLPKRPSHIPEPHPKYADDALESFLKQFQKLGERPGRFVCKIFGGASMFSPEEAQLEEVKRIVEIGEKNVESVLDLVRKANIDLTASNTGGKSHRKIYFSLWDGEVYMENPKN, via the coding sequence ATGGAACCAGAGATCGTTAAGGACATTTTTTTGCAGCCGGGAGGTTTCTATTGGGGTGAGAATGACACTCGTATTCGTACCCTTTTAGGCTCATGTGTTGCATTATGTTTTTGGCATCCTTATTCTAAGGTGGGAGGGATGGCTCATATCATGTTGCCAAAGCGACCTTCGCATATTCCGGAACCGCATCCTAAATATGCTGACGATGCCTTGGAATCTTTCTTAAAACAATTCCAAAAATTAGGAGAAAGACCGGGAAGATTCGTATGCAAAATTTTCGGTGGAGCTTCCATGTTCTCGCCGGAAGAGGCTCAATTGGAAGAAGTTAAAAGAATTGTGGAAATCGGCGAGAAGAATGTTGAATCCGTTTTAGATTTGGTCCGCAAAGCAAATATAGATCTAACAGCTTCCAATACCGGGGGTAAGTCCCACCGAAAAATATATTTCTCCTTATGGGATGGAGAAGTGTATATGGAAAACCCCAAAAATTAG